CGCCGGCGGGGCGCAAGGGCTTTTTCGGTTCTTCCGGTGGGTTTTCGGCAGGGGCGGTCCTCGTCCTACGTTCTCCTCAGGCGCCGGTCGATCAGGGCGAGCCCGAGGAGCGTGAGGTCCGGCTCGACCATGTCGATCGAAGGGGCGAACAAGGCCAGCTTCGCCGCCAGGCCACCGGTCGCCACCACCGTCGGCTTCTCCCCCAGCTCCTCAGCGAGCCGCGCGACGATGCCCTCCACCTGCCCGGCGACGCCGAAGACGATGCCGGACCGGAGCGACTCCTCGGTCGTCCGGCCGATGGCGCGCTCCGGCGGGTTGAGGCCCACGCGGAAGAGGAGGGCCGCCCGGCGGAACAGGTTCTCCGCCGACGTGCGGACGCCCGGGGCGATGGCCCCGCCGACGTAGCGGCCGTCGGCCGTCAGCACGTCGAAGGTCGTCGCGGTCCCGAAGTCGACGATGATCGCCGGGCCGTCGACGAGTTCCCGCGCGGCGACGGCGTTCACGAGGCGGTCGGCGCCCACCTCGGACGGATGGTCGTAGTCGACCTCGATGCCGAGATCGAGGTCGCTCGTCACGACGAGCGGCACGAGACCCAGGTGCT
Above is a window of Candidatus Effluviviaceae Genus V sp. DNA encoding:
- a CDS encoding type III pantothenate kinase, with translation MLLAIDVGNTNSVIGILDGTCLKHRWRIATDPRKTGDEYALLLLQLCGQAGVEPSSLGAVALTSVVPDATTALVAGCEEHLGLVPLVVTSDLDLGIEVDYDHPSEVGADRLVNAVAARELVDGPAIIVDFGTATTFDVLTADGRYVGGAIAPGVRTSAENLFRRAALLFRVGLNPPERAIGRTTEESLRSGIVFGVAGQVEGIVARLAEELGEKPTVVATGGLAAKLALFAPSIDMVEPDLTLLGLALIDRRLRRT